The Rosa rugosa chromosome 1, drRosRugo1.1, whole genome shotgun sequence genomic sequence GCAAGTTTGAAAGAAGCAACCATAATtccatgcatttttttttttgatgaagcCATAATCCCTTGCATACATAATATaaatttgtttttaatttttgtaattCCATGCACGTGtgcttatatttatatttatatactACTATATTTATCATTAGATATGAATTTTGCTTTTGTAATGATATACGTAAGCTAGCTTTTATTTTTGCTGGTCAAATCCTTAAAAATGTAGCTAGTTTGTCGCTTTACCACTACTCCAACTTGGAAGTTGGAAGTTGGAATTTCACTTGCACAATACTTTCCCAATTTGGATAGTATatactttttcttctccaactctgaAATCTCAGATTCGTGTTTTTAGAAAGCTATATAATCCTCGATATCAAATGCCATTTCTATACTTTTTGCAACACATATCACTTACTTTCAAAAGAAAAGACCAATTTAATTTTGCAAACCATATCCCTCAATTTTCAGATCAAATGTCTTCTTGTAATATCATCCTTTCTCTCTCCTTGTTCATAACTTGTGTCACGGTCATTATGGCCTCTGCTAGTAATTTCTATCAGGACTTTCACATTTTATTCGGTGACCAACGTGCTCAAATACTTGATGGAGGACAACTTCTCACCCTCTCCCAGGACCAGACTTCCGGGTCCGGCTTCATTTCTCAGAACCAATACCTATTTGGACGGTTCGACATGCAAATGAAGCTGGCGCCCGGGAACACTGCTGGTACCGTCACCACATTTTATGTAACTCTCAATCCCAATAACTCTTCTCATTATTTACAACAGTGACTCGATTCCTAGTACTATTTTCTTTTCCCTTAACATTTGTTGCTAATTTTTAACATGCATATATGCAGCTATCATCTTCAGGGTACCATCATGATGAGATTGACTTGGAGTTTCTTGGAAACACATCCGGGAATCCCTACACTCTCAGTACTAATATCTACACGCAGGGAATAGGGGGTAGAGAACAACAATTCCATCTTTGGTTTGATCCCTCCAAAGACTTCCACACTTACTCCGTTGTTTGGAATGTTCATCGCATTATGTAAGTAATACTTAATTACTTGGAGGTGAGCCGTCGGGACCAAAGTTTCAGATCAAATTTTGTATAGGGATGTGCATGATTGCATGCATCCTATGTGATCCATTACGATATATTAGAGGAACTTTAATCCTCTTATGGTTGTCCAGACAATCATTTATGAGTTAGTACGTAGCTAGGCCAAGTCGTTAGTCGTCTATATGAGGAGTCCAAGAGTGATTGTTGAATTGCATATCACACGGATTATTGCTTGACATGTGCTTGGTGTCTGAAATTGATATTGGATATTATGGTATATCGAGTTGCTAGAGAATGGGTTTCGAGTTTAACTAACTCCACTAAACCATTGTCACGTAGTGTATCTATCATTCAATTTTATTAAACCTTAACACTAGGGAAAAACAGGCTGGTGACAGACGGCAAAGCCACTACTACAGAAATATCAGATATACATATAAGAGCAGAAGTCATTTTAAGTATTCGGTTTGACGTAGGTTCTCATTTGTTCTGCAGAATCTTGGTGGATAACAGTCCCATTAGGGTTTTCAACAACTTGGAACTACTTCATGTTCCGTTTCCTAAAAGCCAACCCATGACGATTTACGCCAGTTTGTGGGATGGTGATAGCTGGGCTACACAAGGTGGCCGTGTGAAGACTGACTGGTCTCAAGCTCCTTTCACCGCCTCTTATGGAAGATACAACATCAATGCTTGTCTAGGATCACAGCAGCAaggttcatcatcatcatcatatccATACTCATACACAGACTGTGTTCCCACATCTACCAATTCCTCAAATGTCGACAACTCATGGAGGAATCTAGGGCTTAATGCTGCAGGTCGAAACAGGCTTCGATGGGTTCAAACGAAGTTCATGATCTACAACTACTGCACTGACCGTAATAAGTTTCCCGGTGGTCTGCCACGGGAATGCCAGCATTCCAAGTTCTAGAATCCATGTTGAGCATAGCCTCGCgcgcatttttattttttttattttctttggtgtttttttttttttggctgaagtcAAAGGTTAAGAGAGGCAAAGAGTCACCTTAACCTTTGAGGTTAtattgaagaagaaggaaaaatacAAGAGGAGGGGGAccacaaaaccaaaacctcccaTACAAAACAGGAATAAGCTAtagaaaaaaacaaataacaaaaacGAAAATTCGGCATTCCCAAATGGTCATTCTGAAAATGTCTCTCTCTGCAACCTCACTGCGCGCTGTCAACTTGTTGATGTTATAATTTGGTTCgacaaatacttttgactttttAACCCATTCCACGTAGGATGCgttgaaatgtcaaagagtCCACGTAGAACTCTGACCTTTCAACGCACTTAAACCTTTCATCTAGAAAGAAAAGGAATCCTTAGACATAAATAACCATGACTAATGAGATGCCTAACCATTGTATGCCAAGTCTTTAACCTTGGACCTCCACTTCTTAGGTCTTGGACAGTCACCATGTTATTGACTTGTCGTCTTGGACAGCAAGGTCAAAGCATATCGTGACCTGGCTATTAGAATAGCATAGTCTGAAGGAATTAGGAGCCTCAACCCCCAAGGCCAAGAATTCGACTCCCAAGGCTTAGAAGCCTCGACCTCTAAGGATCATGACCATGACTTCCAAGCCCAAAGCCTTGACCTTCAGGCTCACACTAGGACACAGTCAAGGACCACTTCGATCTCACCAACTTTTCCATGTGTCAAGCTCCGACACCCAGTATGGCTCTCTTGTCATGTCAACAGTGATTCGAGGATAGAGGGTGGTTTACGTGGCAACACTTGTCACCAACTCTGTCAAACCCATCCTAGAGTGTCAGTAAGGAGAGAGTGGAGGCTGACACCCCGATTTTATGGGATTGAGCCCATGCCTTTCCCTTTCCACCTCAACCCTcttctcctataaatacccaACCTTCACAAGGCTGAAGGGGACTTCagctctctcttttctctcaacACTATGCTAAAATATCTATGCTATGAAGCTCTTCCAACTAGAGGCTGAGGTTGTGGACGCCCAACAAAGGGcttggaggcccaacatcaggtgaaggaagtccgaagcgaggctatcagtttcacccaaccaaGGAGCGTGGAGGCTCAACaccaggtgaaggaagtctgaGGCGAGGCTACCAGTTTCACCCAACCAAGGAGCGTGGAGGCCCAACACCGGGTGAGGGAAGTCTGAGGCGAGGCTACCAGTTTCACCCAACCAAAGAGCGTGGACGCCCAACaccaggtgaaggaagtccgaggcgaggctatcagtttcacccaactaAGGAGCGTGGACGCCCAACaccaggtgaaggaagtctgaGGCGAGGCTACCAGTTTCACCCAACCAAGGATCCtggaggcccaacatcaggtgaaggaagcccaAGGCGaggctatcagtttcacccaaccaaATAGCGTGGACGCCCAACaccaggtgaaggaagtctgaGGCTaggctatcagtttcacccaaccaaGGAGTGTGGAGGCCCAACATAAGGTGAAGGAATCTTGTGATGTCAGGTGAAGGGAGTCCGAGACCAAACTATCAGCTTCACCCAACAAGAGAGCTGTTATGATGAACCTCCTCCAACTTCAAATGGTGGACGTCCAACATCATGAAGAAGACGATATAAGCCCAAGCCAGACTATCAGTTTCATCTGACAATGGGGCTGGACACCCAACGCCAGGTGAAGGAAACCCGATGCCAGACTACTAAATTTACCCAACAAGGGAGCTGGACGCCCAACGTCAAGTGGGGGAAGCCCAAGGCGAGTTTATCAGTTTCATCCTACAAGGGAGTAGACAACAAACGGTCATACTTCCATCTATTCTCAAGAAGGAATGATCAAGGCCTTCCTACCTCACTCAAGAAGAACAGAGCGGTGTCCAAGGCCAAGTTTCCAATCTTACTCAAGGAGGTCAAAGGAAGAGGATCATCGAGGTCTTACTTCAGTAGTTCAGTTACAAGAGGTGGACGACCAAGACTAGGCACAGGACCACCAGGGCATACCTTCAGTCACAAGTAGACGACCAAGGCTACTCACGTAGTCAAACTAATCGAAGGAAAAGATAGGCCCACTTGAAGAAAACAACCCCACCACTTTACACTTGGATTTCAACGGAACTTCCGTTGACTCGTTGATGCCGAAATTGGCACCAACACAACTAAAAGATTTAGAAACCATAAACTTATATCAAACCAAATATCAGAATACTTATATGTAATATTCAATCTATAAACCTAATCACTGTAAAAATCAGAGAAAGGAAGATAGAGATCATCACCAAAGAATCATCATCAACCTTAAGGTAAAAGGCTGTATAAGGCAAATCATCACCAAAGGAAGAGGTTGGCATAGAAACTGAAAAGCATTCTTTGCCGTGAGCTCCCCTAAATCAGCAGAATACCAAATTACCTTATCCTCCACCGAATGATCCATAGCTAAAGggacttttattttctttggtgaTAAAAGTGGCTTATTTAGGATGAGAGATATTCCTTTTCTTTGTGCAAATTAACCTTTGCAAATAAATTTATCTTCTCTTCAGAGATTTGTATCATAAAGTGCATTCTCTGTTTGGATATTTTACCAATTAACTTCTCCTCAGTGGCTTAAGTAATAGAGACAAGTATACAAATTTCTCTTACAATATCAAGGCATTTTAAACTTCGAATTTGAATTTATTGAGATTTCAAATATGATTCATTATGTTTAAATTATCTATGTTTCATAATAACATCATAACATGCATGTTGTGCGCCCTGATAGGACAAAGAAACATATATCTCCCTCAAATTGAAATAGTGATGCACCGTATCACATATACTATAAGGTTTTTTTTAAACGacttgctttttcttctttccttagtCCTTACTAACCAAATTCAAAACTTTCACATGCATGTTATCAGAAAATGAGTCGGGAGATCGAATATGAAGAGCATTCATTGAACATGGAagtaggggtcgtcaacgggccgggcccggcccggcccattcatAGCGGGTTTGGGCTGGGCtgggccttgctatatttttaaataatagagggctgggccgggccgggctttattaaaaatagacggatccaagcccgtccatataaagcgggctttttcgggccgggccgggcttggccttgcgggcttttttgggccgggccttgtgggctttatgtataaataaatatttaaagacacaaattttttttttttaatcaagctttggaaattcattggataatgatcaaatacaatcaaagataacatatctataattctatattgtaccaaaaaaaaatctttatttatatatagatactaatttattgataaataaatttttaaaggcactaattttttataaatctatatttatacatcatacactccaaagagcaacatatagaaattcaaagaaaatgagaaaactgaccaTTGGAtttgattattacaataaagggctaaatacaaattactaccctgtggtttaggtccaaaatcaattcagtccctgaacttctaatttcatcaaaaacacccctgcactttcaattttgatctaataggtccaatttgttagttttccgacaattgagttatttaacttgttaatgtggctcatatatggcctatgttttatgatgtggtgtcgagttggtctgcatagtcaatttaggagtgagttctactataaaaaataaatagtttttcaacaaataatccaactataacttgaacccataacagaatattaatgaattggacctattagatcaaaattgaaagtgcaggggtgtttttgatgaaattagaagtctagggactgaattgattttggacctaaaccacagggtactaactagtatttagccctacaataaaataagagtgtggttaaaaatttagtcaatttcaccatagtttcaaacccgatcggattggtcaactgtagtcacttgcatgttttcttggttgaccgatgacgtgatgaacgcaaaacttgcttatttttttacatcacgtttgtaaatatttcatcgatggatgtgtgtggacataagataaaaatttcaatttttaattacaaatacgttggcctatactaatttgtctcctaaagttgtatgacttatacattgcatttaaattgttgaggtccattctaaaacaatcgtggtggaagatgaatttggagaaaccaactgctcgattgagagattgtaatattttatagtggttgtaaaaaatctagccaatttggttatcgtttcgaattcgatcaactaggtcaaacgtagttactcttataaacctatatttatacatcatacactccaaagagcaacccctatcaattcaaagaaaatgaaaaaaccgaccgttagatgagtttattacaataaattatgagtgtgataaaaaatttagccaatttcaccatattttcgaattcgatcggattggtcaaccgtagtcacttatatgttttcttggttgaccgatggcgtgacaaccgcgaaacgtgcttattttttcacatcacgtttgtatatattccatcgatggatatgcatggacataagataaaaaaaattaattttaattacaaacacattggcctataccaattttcttcctaaagttgtatgacttatacattgcatttaaattgttgaggtccattctaaaacaaccatgaagtggaagatgaatttggagaaaccaaccgctcgattgagagattgtaatattttatggtggttgtaaaaaatacagccaatttggttttcgtttcgaattcgatcaactaggtcaaacctagttactcttctaaacctatatttatatatcacacgctccaaagagcaacccctatcaattcaaagaaaatgggaaaaccgaccgttggatgtgattattacaataaattatgagtgtggttaacaatttagtcaatttcaccatagtttcgaactcgatcggattggtcaactgtagtcacatgcatgttttcttggttgacctaTGGcatgatgaacgcaaaacttgtttatttttttacatcacgcttgtaaataattcatcgatggatgtgtgtggacataagataaaaatttcaatttttaattacaaatacgttggcctatactaatttgtctcctaaagttgtatgacttatacattgcatttaaattgttgaggtccattctaaaacaaccatgaagtggaagatgaatttggagaaaccaaccgctcgattgagagattgtaatattttatggtggttgtaaaaaatctagcaaatttggttatcgtttcgaattcgatcaactaggtcaaacgtagttactcttataaacctatatttatatatcatacactcctaagagcaacccctatcaattcaaagaaaattgaaaaaccgaccgttggatgagtttattacaataaattatgagtgtggtaaaaaatttagccaatttcaccatattttcgaatccgatcgaattggtcaaccgatatttagaatatatatatatatatatatatatatatatatatatatatataaacacatacacacatacatgatatattgatatatatatatatatataaacacacacacacagatatagatatatctatatataacacacacacacacacatatatatataaacacacacaaatatatatctatatgtgtgtgtatatatatttataaacacacacacacacacacatatatatatatatatacggaggcgttccaaagaggacgtccgcactttcgttaaagtgcggacggcgctgctgcagctcggctcggggcgcgacggagcggcgggggTTGCCGGAAGGACACCAGGGGTCGGGCGGAgaggtctgcagtcggtggagtcgccggcgacgtcgttgcagcgctgcccagaaaacctgcagttgcaggtcgggttgctgcccagaacctgcaactcggacctcctccgacctcgaacgctgcccagacccgtccgccaagcctccggcctccgtccgccaagccccgagccgccgccgccacctGGAAAGCCTCCGCTACGTcgtcgtccgcactttagcaaagtgcggacgtccgctttggaacgggcctgtatatatatatatatatatataaacacacacacacacacacacacacacacacacatatatatatatataatattttacgggcctttggcgggccgggccgggcttttgcgggccggcccactacccacccgaggcgggcttttagccctcagggccggcgggcctccatcggcccacttgatccgcgggctttttgatgaggcctacatggaaacataattaTGTCATGATTTTGAATACTAGTCTGAAGTCTGATCGAACTAATAAATCACCTACTGGTTCATTTGTGCATGGATATATTTGGATACTTATATTCAAAGCTATGCTCAATCCTTACTCCCTTATATTACTAGCCAGCTCACCAATTCACCATATATAGTCGATACTGGAGTTGGATTTGAACAGGCTTGTTCAAGCTAAACTTCATGGCAGACTCTTCTTGAGGTTGGCTGTAAGGATGTATCGACACTCCTATAGTAGGTTGTTTGTTTGTAGGTTACAATTGAGCCCCTATCAGCTCATGGTGTTTGTAATCGCTGGTTCTATTTTAGGGGTATGAGTGAGTCTTCTTCTCTAATTGGAGTATAGTAGTTGGTATTTACAATGTCATCCATGTTGTTGTAATTtcttaaattaataaattatcTATTTTTCTCAACAAcgtacaaaaaaataaaaaataaaaatcttccTGGCAGTCTGGCACCcttgtttatatatattgagGTGGGGGTGATATACCAATTAAACTTAAACTTATCATCTAAACATGCTGGCCGGCCTTTCTTGAAACACAAGGCACACCTTTTACCCTTTTTATAAGAAAATTTCATGCGGAGAAATTATTTCGATCTTAGCATACAATTGAAAAGTAGTGGTCATCCTACAGGCATgtacatgaatatatatatatatatatatatatatatatatatatatatatatatatatatatatatatatatattgactgGTACTGGTAGCAAATAGCATTGTATAAGAGGGTGACACGTCATCCTAAGCCAATCCAACCgctaaaattaattttttgcaAGAGTCCAGCATTCACATGTAAGCACCAAATTAGTACGTACCCGTCTCTCCTCCCCTCCTCTTTCAAAAACACAGCCATGAGCCATGGCTGAAAGCTCATATTTAAAATCCAACTAAGAGTTGTATAATCACACAACCCAGATGAAATTAAACAAAACGTACCCACATGAAGTTATTTAAGTATTTATTAGAAATGGAATACATAAAGAGCAAATCGGTGATAGATAAGCTTAAATATTGAGGCTCTTGCAGCTCTTTCTGAAGGCCAAGTTAGCTTAATAAGTACCCCttcttctctataatttttgtcttattcttcaatcttcatatGCTTAATTGCTATACTTCTTTCTTAATTATCAAAGATGGCCGGGCTATTCCAGTATCCCCAGTAATCCGGTATGAAATGAAATTAGTAAGGAAATCGTTGTTTCAATTGGTTGTTAGTCGTTACCATCGTTGTTTCAAGGtgcattttaaatttttacaaatAATTCATCTTTAGCCATTAGATCCACTGAATGAAGCTGACCTGTCAGTGTAAGAACCAAATTATAGCTGATCTAGCAATCAAAATCATAGCAGAGAATCCGTGTCCATGCACGATCCGTAAAAGTATAGCTGCTTTGTCGCTTCGCCACAACTCGaaattgcccaaaaaaaaaaaaaaaaaatcacaaatagcGCTTTCAAATTAAACCTCAAAATCACGACATTTAAGCCTAGAAAATGTTCCAAAACTAGGATACCATCTATAAAGTCTGAAAGATCATGAGAGCTTCTGCAATTTGAAATTTTAGATTAATTATTGTTTTGTTTCTACAAACCATTCCATTGAAAACCACTTATACTTTGCAAACGATACATTCTTCAAAACAGAATACAATTTGGTATATAGAAAATCAGAATGTCTTCTTGTAAGCTCTCAATAACGGTGCTTTTTCTCACGTTGTTCATGATGGCCGGCATAGCTGCCTCAGCTAATTTCTGGGAAGACTTTGAACAAACATACGGCGACCAGCGTCTTCAATTACTTGATGGAGGGAAACATTTCACACTCAGCCAGGACGCGAATTCTGGGGCGGGATTCAAATCCAAGAACGAATACCTATTTGGACGTTTCGACATGGATATGAAGCTCGCTCCTGGGAACTCAGCTGGTACTGTCACCACATTTTATGTAATTACTCTCAATCCCTAGCTCTTCCATCAAAATGATTGATTATGTGTCTTGcactttaatttttcttttatatattaACATGCTAATTATTTGTGACACATGTACctacatgcatgcatgcagtTATCTTCTCCTCAAGGGCACGAACACGATGAGATAGACATAGAGTTTTTGGGCAACTCTTCTGGGAGTCCGTACACTCTCCATACCAATGTGTTCAGTAAGGGTAAAGGAAATAAAGAACAACAATTTCATCTTTGGTTTGATCCCACACAAGATTTTCACAACTATACAATTATCTGGAACCCCCATCGTATTATGTAAGTACCACTTACTTAGATCGATGGATCATTCTTTCTGTTCACATTTCTACCTGGTCCTTTTATATATTGAAAAGGAATTTGAATCCTTTCCATTGTTTTGGCAATCACCAGTTAGTTTTCAATTAATCAAAGTCGTCTATTAGGAATTCGATCAACATGTTCatctatatatttttcattttcatgtttgTACAGAACATTATAGGCCAACATAGGGATGATCCACATCTAGGGTTTACTTAAAGGGATTCTGAACTTTACCATCAGTATGTcacaatttttggtttttaaccAGTTGAAAATGGTACTATGTTTTATTGTTCGATCTATTGAAGTTCCTAATCAATCAAAACTGGTAAATATGTGCCcaataccatttggtctagtgacataGTCTCTCCTTCGTAAGTAGTCGGTTGTGAGTTCAactcacgaaagactagttgtagtAAATATGTGCAAATTAAGCTACTAGTAAAGAATAAATTTCAGTCTATTAGAATATACGTATAACGACTCACATTTTCATTACATATTTTATCTCGAGTGAGAGATAATATATGTTATATTAATAGCCGATGGATTTAGGATTAATAACTTGATTACATTTAATGATTTCCTCTCGAAACAAAAACAAGTCACTTTGTTTGAGGCTGAAATAACATTTAAATGTATTTTGTGAATGAAGTAAGACCAAATCAAGTCACTTTGTCAGATTAAACATTAACGATAATTTTTTAACTGACAAGCATATATATCTGCGTGTTTCAGATGGATGGTGGATAACAGTCCCATTAGGATTTTCAGCAACGTCGAAGCATCACTTGGTGTTCCATATCCTCATAGCAAACCGATGAGGATTTACTGCAGCTTCTGGAATGCCGATGACTGGGCTACACAAGGTGGAAAAGTAAAGGCCGACTGGTCTCAAGGTTCTAAAACAGTCTCTTACAAAGACCACAAGATCAATGCTTGTCTTCCTTGGGATCAGGGCTGTGCTTCGAACACAGCCGGAAATTCATGGCAGAATATTGATCTTGGTCGTTTAGGTCATGATAGGCTTCGATGGGTACAAGAGAAGTACAGGGTCAGCAACTACTGTGACCCCAGTAAATCTCCCCAAGGTGGCCCGCCACGCGAGTGTATGCACTCCGAGTTTCAGAGCCCCCCAAATCCCAACCCTGCAAATCCCGGCGCTCCCAACATTCCCGACCTTAAAAATCCCGGCAACAAACCCAAATACTAGTAAATGGTCTTGTTCtagaatatatataattttacatTCAATGTTGATCACCTGGATCTCATTTTTAAGACGAATTATATCATTGTATTCTTTGTGTAAATGAAATTTACAAAATAAactaaaataaatttaaaacggTTTATTTATAATTGTATCATGTCAATTCCTATTTTTATTTCAATTCTTCCATGCCAATtagaactcttttttttttctttttttttttgagaagaagagaaaacttTTATTCCATGCCAAGAACTCATTGTTGATAGAGCATGATTTTCAAAATGGTATCCAATTGACAAAACTCAAAAATACAACccgttttcttctctctttttcatGATTTTTCTATTATTTACTTACATTTAATCTGAAGTTGTACATAATGTCCAAGAAAGCACCTAAAGCATTGAAGGCGTTCTCAATATtcaaatgcaattttttttgaataaagggctggctgccctcaagcctttactaatgaaactgtcgaatacaagggggggacattgagcctaaacccctgattacaataagcacctagagaacatcctgaaataatatcatgactctctactaaacaattgtattcaattacgcaccaactagcaaagagcgctctacaggcgactctatttgctttacagcggtgacacaacgaaaagataactcgatctgcaactCGATTACAGCATAGCATAATGTCCATactcacagctttcccatcatgttgccactggaaaatacatccagtgacactaagtttcaccctaccactaggaggcagcgaccatttgaccaagcaaggaactcgccgcctacctagagcagacaaggcactttgagtgcacacacggGTACACAACCCGACTAGCCCCGCACAACAAGTGTTGGGTCTTATTACTCGCGATAATCGCAAACAAACTAAGCAACAGAagcaaataaaaactataaataaaataaaacttgaCGCAGAGCCCACTAAGTGAACCCAGCCCCAAACTGCAGCCCATAACAGGCCCATAGGCAGAGTCCCAGCCCAGGAATCCAAACCAGCAGATGGGTCGTTACCCACCAACCCGGCCCAACTGTGTTGCTGCATCGCACCGCCCCCAATCCTTCCTCCCCTCCACTGGCGCTGGGCCACCGTTACCCCACCGTCTTCGTCCGGCCATCGGAGGGCCGCTCCAACCATTGCAAACCCCACCTGTCCCCAACCGGAGAATGGAAGGCTCGCATCTGGTGTCGAAACCACACCGGCAGACAGACCACAAAACACAAAAACCCTAGGCGGCGTCTGGTCGTCTTGAGAAGTGTATGCCCGGTCCGACGGCACGCCCTCGGggcggcgtcgtcggacgggctagAATGGATATCGTGTCAGGCGGTGGCTGGTACTGGTGTATGCCTTATCGAAGTGAGGGCTATATGGTGCTGAGAACGCGTTCCAGATCTGTTGGAGGCCATGCCGGGGAAGGGCAGCGTCGGGAAGGAGATGGGCGTGCGATGCTGGAGTCGATCTTCCCAAGATCGGAGTACACACGGCGGGAGGAGAGTTTACCTGAGGATGATGGGTGGATGGCGGCGCGGTGGGTTTCCGTTATGCTCAGGCTGCATTGGCGTGTTCCGATCTGGTTTGGGTGTTTTGGAACTGAGTTGGGGACGTGGGTGCTTGGGAGGGGTGGTCTTTCTTACCGGCGTGATGGGGATGATAGAGGGACGGAGAGACGGCCAGTAAGC encodes the following:
- the LOC133725685 gene encoding xyloglucan endotransglucosylase protein 1-like gives rise to the protein MSSCNIILSLSLFITCVTVIMASASNFYQDFHILFGDQRAQILDGGQLLTLSQDQTSGSGFISQNQYLFGRFDMQMKLAPGNTAGTVTTFYLSSSGYHHDEIDLEFLGNTSGNPYTLSTNIYTQGIGGREQQFHLWFDPSKDFHTYSVVWNVHRIIILVDNSPIRVFNNLELLHVPFPKSQPMTIYASLWDGDSWATQGGRVKTDWSQAPFTASYGRYNINACLGSQQQGSSSSSYPYSYTDCVPTSTNSSNVDNSWRNLGLNAAGRNRLRWVQTKFMIYNYCTDRNKFPGGLPRECQHSKF
- the LOC133725686 gene encoding xyloglucan endotransglucosylase protein 7-like; translation: MSSCKLSITVLFLTLFMMAGIAASANFWEDFEQTYGDQRLQLLDGGKHFTLSQDANSGAGFKSKNEYLFGRFDMDMKLAPGNSAGTVTTFYLSSPQGHEHDEIDIEFLGNSSGSPYTLHTNVFSKGKGNKEQQFHLWFDPTQDFHNYTIIWNPHRIIWMVDNSPIRIFSNVEASLGVPYPHSKPMRIYCSFWNADDWATQGGKVKADWSQGSKTVSYKDHKINACLPWDQGCASNTAGNSWQNIDLGRLGHDRLRWVQEKYRVSNYCDPSKSPQGGPPRECMHSEFQSPPNPNPANPGAPNIPDLKNPGNKPKY